The Lycium ferocissimum isolate CSIRO_LF1 chromosome 10, AGI_CSIRO_Lferr_CH_V1, whole genome shotgun sequence genome window below encodes:
- the LOC132033706 gene encoding uncharacterized protein LOC132033706, with protein MTTESNSTSETVGSTSNTLDPFHPLYLHPSDTPRSLLVSIPFSGEGCGEWKEGMIISLSAKNKIQIIDGSFTQPAANSPLLPHWLRCNNRVKAWIMNALTKDIAKTILYYKTAKEAWDNLADRYGVANMSQYYTLQRAISSTFQGS; from the coding sequence ATGACGACTGAATCCAATAGTACTTCTGAGACAGTAGGTAGTACTTCGAATACCTTAGATCCCTTCCATCCTTTGTACCTTCATCCCTCAGACACACCGAGAAGTTTGTTAGTTTCAATTCCCTTCTCCGGTGAGGGTTGTGGAGAATGGAAGGAAGGTATGATTATTTCTCTGTCCGCTAAGAACAAAATTCAGATAATTGATGGATCATTTACTCAACCTGCTGCTAATTCCCCTCTCCTTCCACACTGGTTGAGATGCAATAATAGGGTGAAGGCTTGGATTATGAATGCTTTGACCAAAGACATAGCAAAAACCATTCTATATTACAAAACTGCTAAGGAGGCTTGGGATAACTTAGCTGATAGGTATGGTGTAGCTAACATGTCTCAGTATTACACTTTACAAAGAGCCATATCTTCTACATTCCAAGGCTCCTAG
- the LOC132033715 gene encoding uncharacterized protein LOC132033715 — protein sequence MALMQNIRPPDALPSDTKKNPKECKAVTLRNGRDLEEVPPKKKNIAEAELIPAKRAKPKQTIAEQPVEKVVHINIPLVELLQEVPKYAKYIKDVVANKRRWAEFETVALIEECSSRLADRSLAYPDGIIEDVLVKVGPFILPVDFVILDYETDKSVPLIMGREFLSTLDVVIQWEDVHDS from the exons ATGGCTCTTATGCAGAATATCAGACCACCGGACGCTCTTCCTAGTGATACTAAGAAGAATCCAAAGGAGTGCAAGGCAGTCACCTTGAGGAATGGTAGAGACCTTGAAGAAGTGCCTCCGAAAAAAAAGAACATAGCAGAAGCAGAACTTATCCCTGCTAAGCGAGCTAAACCAAAGCAGACAATCGCAGAGCAACCAGTTGAGAAAGTG GTACATATCAATATACCTTTGGTGGAGCTTTTGCAAGAAGTTCcaaaatatgctaagtatatcaAAGATGTGGTAGCAAACAAAAGGCGTTGGGCAGAGTTTGAGACTGTTGCACTTATTGAGGAGTGCAGTTCTAGA CTGGCTGATCGATCTCTTGCTTATCCTGATGGTATTATTGAGGATGTTCTTGTAAAGGTAGGCCCGTTTATTCTGCCGGTTGATTTTGTGATACTTGATTATGAGACAGATAAGAGTGTTCCTCTCATCATGGGGAGAGAATTCTTGTCTACTCTTGATGTTGTGATCCAATGGGAAGATGTCCATGACAGTTGA